The proteins below come from a single Brassica napus cultivar Da-Ae unplaced genomic scaffold, Da-Ae ScsIHWf_1616;HRSCAF=2230, whole genome shotgun sequence genomic window:
- the LOC125598049 gene encoding gibberellin-regulated protein 1-like: MAISKAFIASLLISLLVLQLVEADVEVSDRKNGPYGPMIDCGTACIARCRLSSRPNLCHRACGTCCTTCNCVPPGTHGNYDKCKCYAGLTTHGGRHKCP; encoded by the exons ATGGCAATTTCAAAAGCTTTTATTGCTTCTCTTCTCATATCTCTTCTTGTTCTCCAACTCGTCGAGGCAGACGTG GAAGTCTCAGACAGAAAGAATGGGCCTTACGGCCCTATGATTG ATTGTGGAACTGCGTGTATAGCACGGTGCAGGCTCTCAAGTAGACCGAACCTTTGCCACAGAGCGTGCGGGACTTGCTGCACCACGTGCAACTGTGTGCCACCAGGCACGCACGGAAACTACGACAAGTGCAAGTGCTACGCCGGCCTCACCACCCACGGTGGTCGCCACAAGTGCCCTTAA
- the LOC125598050 gene encoding heat stress transcription factor A-4a-like — translation MAGKINLRELSSSSSPPKAGRVKEYYRYPALEAFNKGRVRRYFADVLYEMVNDPSTDSIVSWSQDGKSFIFWDQDKFCNDVLPKYGLSTSPTFIGRLHKIYSFRKVEESEHCEYANDYFVRGKPELTVEIEKQFKERCAPVKLDIKPPEPGYKEKMERMRALMLAQKAARRLS, via the exons ATGGCTGGGAAGATTAACCTAAGGgaattatcatcatcatcatcaccaccgAAAG CTGGGAGGGTTAAAGAGTACTACCGTTATCCGGCCTTGGAAGCTTTTAACAAAGGACGTGTCCGACGTTATTTTGCGGACGTGTTGTATGAGATGGTGAATGATCCTTCAACGGATTCGATCGTGTCGTGGAGCCAAGACGGTAAGAGTTTCATCTTCTGGGATCAGGACAAGTTTTGCAATGATGTTCTTCCCAAGTATGGGCTTAGCACGTCTCCAACGTTCATTGGTCGCCTTCACAAGATCTATA GTTTCCGTAAAGTTGAGGAGTCTGAGCACTGCGAATACGCGAACGATTACTTTGTGAGAGGCAAACCTGAGCTTACGGTGGAGATTGAGAAGCAGTTCAAGGAACGGTGTGCTCCGGTTAAGCTTGACATCAAACCACCAGAACCGGGTTACAAGGAGAAAATGGAGAGGATGAGGGCTCTCATGCTGGCCCAGAAAGCCGCCAGGAGACTCTCTTAA
- the LOC125598036 gene encoding 4-coumarate--CoA ligase-like 9, producing the protein MEKTKKSNHSRTIDLLSGYDQRTGIYHSLRSSLSLPPIDQPLSTSEYVLSLLRTSSPPATAGKDVESLTYLVDASSGESLTYGELLRKVRSLAATLRERFTSGDVAFILSSASLHVPVLYLALMSIGVVISPANPIGSELEVSHQVEVSKPVIAFATSETVNKLRLSSFPLGVVLIDSPEFLSWLTKPELDNPVPVRVNQTDTAAILFSSGTTGKVKGVLLTHRNVIASTAVSHQRAVNDPVDYDRVGLFPLPLFHVFGFAMMIRAISLGEKLVLLGRFELEAMMKAVEKYKVTGMPVSPPLIVALVKSELTRKYDLSSLRSLGCGGAPLGRDIAERFKLKFPGVDIVQGYGLTESTGPAAATSGPEEMVRYGSVGRISENMEAKIVDPSTGEALPPGKNGELWLRGPVIMKGYVENEKATAETLDQEGWLKTGDLCYIDPEGFLYIVDRLKELIKYKAYQVPPVELEQILQSNPDVVDAAVVPFPDEDAGEIPMAFIVRKPGSNLNEAQVIDFVAKQVAPYKKVRRVAFINAIPKNPAGKILRRELTKIAVNGNASKL; encoded by the exons atggagaagacgaagaagagcaACCACAGCCGTACGATCGACCTTCTCTCCGGCTACGATCAACGGACAGGAATCTACCACAGCCTTCGCTCCTCTCTCTCCTTACCTCCCATCGACCAACCTCTCTCCACATCCGAGTACGTCCTCTCCCTCCTCCGCACCTCCTCGCCGCCCGCCACCGCCGGAAAAGACGTCGAGTCCCTTACTTACCTCGTCGACGCGAGCTCCGGCGAGAGTCTCACTTACGGAGAGCTTCTCCGTAAGGTTCGCTCCCTCGCTGCGACTCTCCGGGAGCGGTTTACCTCCGGAGACGTCGCGTTCATCCTCTCCTCGGCTTCGCTGCACGTCCCGGTGCTTTACTTGGCTTTAATGTCGATCGGAGTTgtgatctctccggcgaatccgaTCGGATCTGAGCTGGAGGTGAGTCACCAAGTCGAAGTCAGCAAACCGGTGATCGCCTTCGCCACGTCGGAGACCGTTAATAAACTCCGTTTATCTTCTTTCCCTCTCGGAGTCGTTTTAATTGACTCTCCCGAGTTTCTCTCCTGGTTAACTAAACCGGAATTGGATAAtccggttccggttcgggttaACCAAACCGACACTGCAGCGATTCTCTTCTCGTCCGGGACCACGGGGAAAGTCAAAGGAGTTCTCCTCACACACCGCAACGTAATCGCGTCAACGGCTGTCTCTCACCAACGAGCGGTCAACGATCCCGTTGACTACGACCGCGTTGGACTCTTCCCTCTGCCGTTATTCCACGTGTTCGGCTTCGCGATGATGATCAGAGCCATCTCGCTCGGAGAGAAGCTTGTGCTTCTTGGGAGGTTTGAGCTCGAGGCGATGATGAAGGCCGTGGAGAAGTATAAGGTCACTGGTATGCCTGTATCTCCGCCGTTGATTGTGGCGTTGGTGAAGTCGGAGCTGACGAGGAAGTACGATCTTAGTTCGTTGCGTTCGTTAGGATGCGGCGGTGCTCCGCTTGGGAGAGATATCGCCGAGAGGTTTAAGCTTAAATTCCCAGGCGTTGACATTGTTCAG GGCTACGGCTTGACGGAGAGTACTGGGCCAGCAGCGGCGACGTCTGGACCAGAAGAGATGGTTAGATACGGATCGGTTGGTCGTATCTCTGAGAATATGGAAGCGAAAATCGTCGATCCGTCCACCGGAGAAGCTTTACCACCGGGGAAGAACGGTGAGCTTTGGCTCCGAGGACCAGTCATCATGAAAG GTTATGTGGAGAATGAGAAAGCAACTGCTGAGACATTAGATCAAGAAGGGTGGTTAAAGACTGGTGATCTTTGTTACATTGATCCTGAAGggtttttatatattgttgATCGGCTAAAAGAACTTATTAAATATAAGGCTTACCAG GTCCCACCGGTAGAACTGGAGCAGATTCTTCAGTCCAACCCGGACGTGGTTGATGCTGCAGTTGTTCC GTTCCCGGACGAGGATGCCGGAGAGATTCCAATGGCTTTCATAGTGAGAAAACCAGGAAGCAATCTCAACGAAGCACAAGTCATTGACTTTGTAGCTAAACAA GTTGCTCCGTATAAGAAAGTAAGAAGAGTTGCTTTCATAAACGCAATCCCCAAAAACCCTGCTGGCAAGATCCTGCGTCGGGAGCTAACTAAAATCGCCGTAAATGGCAACGCCTCTAAGCTTTGA
- the LOC106405332 gene encoding cyclin-dependent kinase G1 isoform X1 — MAAGGGVDVSRSSLSVKKDYDFYRNGDGERRHHAKRPNEQDLRRTDVRSSRSRFASEKGEEVQRPPEKRRKFSPILWGVEDEVAKAPSREKTRTTNKQGVDVTLTRKTSPKEQVNVVMSPEAVEAQGPGVLNQDVDVTFARKTSPEGQVNVVMSQEPVDELEEGQLEEEQEVKQEASPVKKSRWETGLTSHKEELPSHADDVVPKTSRWNRSSLSPECGELVVSEERQCNSSGSGSGRQSVEKLSGNEYSDNEYFSSDHDELEAEEPASPAQGGMNMLLGSRSVNGFQKLNKINEGTYGIVYRARDEKTKEIVALKKIKMKEDKYEEEYGFPLTSLREINILLSCNHPSIVNVKEVVVGGKNDSDVYMVMEHLEHDLKGLMERKKQPFSTSEVKCLMLQLLEGVHYLHTNWIIHRDLKPSNLLMNNSGELKICDFGMARQYGSPIKPYTQMVITQWYRPPELLLGAKQYSTAVDMWSIGCIMAELLSQKPLFPGKTELDQLQKIFAVLGTPNESIWPGFSSLPNAKAKFPTQSYNLLRKKFPAISFVGGQILSERGFDLLNGLLTLDPEKRLTVEEALNHSWFHEVPLPKAQDFMPTFPPRR; from the exons ATGGCGGCAGGGGGAGGAGTTGATGTCTCTAGAAGTTCTCTTTCCGTCAAAAAAGACTACGACTTTTACAGGAACGGTGATGGTGAGAGGCGTCATCACGCCAAACGTCCTAACGAGCAAGATCTCAGGAGGACTGATGTTCGTAGTAGCCGATCACGGTTCGCTTCTGAGAAAGGGGAGGAGGTGCAGAGACCCCCTGAGAAAAGGAGGAAGTTTTCACCGATCTTGTGGGGGGTAGAGGATGAAGTGGCTAAAGCTCCGTCTAGGGAGAAGACAAGGACTACAAATAAGCAGGGTGTTGATGTAACTCTTACTAGGAAGACTTCTCCGAAGGAGCAGGTCAACGTTGTGATGTCACCAGAAGCTGTTGAAGCTCAGGGGCCTGGGGTACTTAATCAGGATGTTGATGTAACTTTTGCTAGGAAGACTTCTCCGGAGGGTCAGGTCAATGTTGTGATGTCACAAGAACCGGTTGATGAATTGGAGGAGGGTCAGTTGGAGGAAGAACAGGAGGTGAAGCAGGAGGCATCACCTGTTAAGAAATCTAGATGGGAGACGGGTTTAACTTCCCACAAAGAGGAGTTACCGTCTCATGCGGATGATGTAGTTCCCAAGACTAGTAGATGGAACAGGAGCAGTTTGAGTCCGGAGTGCGGTGAGTTAGTTGTGTCTGAAGAACGGCAATGCAATTCATCTGGATCTGGCAGTGGACGTCAGAGCGTAGAGAAGCTTAGCGGTAATGAATATTCTGATAATGAGTATTTTAGTTCTGATCATGATGAGTTGGAAGCTGAAGAACCAGCTTCTCCAGCTCAGGGAGGGATGAACATGCTACTCGGTAGCAGGTCTGTGAATGGGTTTCAGAAGCTAAACAAGATTAACGAAGGTACATACGGTATTGTTTATAGAGCGAGGGatgagaaaacaaaagagatcGTGGCACTCAAAAAGATCAAGATGAAGGAAGACAAGTACGAAGAAGAGTACGGATTCCCTTTGACGTCTCTGAGGGAAATCAACATACTTTTGTCATGCAATCACCCTTCAATAGTGAACGTGAAGGAAGTCGTGGTTGGAGGGAAAAACGACAGCGATGTTTACATGGTCATGGAACACTTGGAGCACGACTTGAAGGGCTTGATGGAAAGGAAGAAACAGCCTTTCAGCACCAGCGAGGTCAAGTGCTTAATGCTGCAGCTGCTGGAGGGTGTGCACTACCTTCACACGAACTGGATTATCCACAGGGATCTGAAGCCATCTAATCTCCTGATGAACAACAGTGGGGAGTTGAAGATTTGTGATTTTGGTATGGCGCGACAGTACGGTAGCCCTATCAAGCCTTACACCCAGATGGTTATCACTCAGTGGTACAGACCACCAGAACTTCTTCTAGGAGCGAAGCAGTACTCTACGGCTGTTGATATGTGGTCAATAGGTTGCATCATGGCGGAACTCTTGTCTCAAAAGCCTTTGTTCCCGGGCAAGACTGAACTTGACCAGCTTCAAAAG ATCTTTGCGGTCCTTGGAACCCCAAACGAGTCAATCTGGCCTGGATTCTCATCGTTACCCAATGCAAAAGCCAAGTTTCCCACACAATC GTACAATTTGTTGCGGAAGAAGTTTCCAGCTATATCATTTGTGGGCGGTCAAATACTTTCAGAACGTGGATTTGATTTACTGAATGGTTTACTGACGTTGGATCCTGAGAAGCGTCTAACAGTGGAGGAAGCTCTCAACCATAGTTGGTTTCATGAAGTCCCTCTCCCAAAAGCCCAAGATTTCATGCCCACATTTCCTCCAAGGCGCTAG
- the LOC106405332 gene encoding cyclin-dependent kinase G1 isoform X2 — MSPEAVEAQGPGVLNQDVDVTFARKTSPEGQVNVVMSQEPVDELEEGQLEEEQEVKQEASPVKKSRWETGLTSHKEELPSHADDVVPKTSRWNRSSLSPECGELVVSEERQCNSSGSGSGRQSVEKLSGNEYSDNEYFSSDHDELEAEEPASPAQGGMNMLLGSRSVNGFQKLNKINEGTYGIVYRARDEKTKEIVALKKIKMKEDKYEEEYGFPLTSLREINILLSCNHPSIVNVKEVVVGGKNDSDVYMVMEHLEHDLKGLMERKKQPFSTSEVKCLMLQLLEGVHYLHTNWIIHRDLKPSNLLMNNSGELKICDFGMARQYGSPIKPYTQMVITQWYRPPELLLGAKQYSTAVDMWSIGCIMAELLSQKPLFPGKTELDQLQKIFAVLGTPNESIWPGFSSLPNAKAKFPTQSYNLLRKKFPAISFVGGQILSERGFDLLNGLLTLDPEKRLTVEEALNHSWFHEVPLPKAQDFMPTFPPRR, encoded by the exons ATGTCACCAGAAGCTGTTGAAGCTCAGGGGCCTGGGGTACTTAATCAGGATGTTGATGTAACTTTTGCTAGGAAGACTTCTCCGGAGGGTCAGGTCAATGTTGTGATGTCACAAGAACCGGTTGATGAATTGGAGGAGGGTCAGTTGGAGGAAGAACAGGAGGTGAAGCAGGAGGCATCACCTGTTAAGAAATCTAGATGGGAGACGGGTTTAACTTCCCACAAAGAGGAGTTACCGTCTCATGCGGATGATGTAGTTCCCAAGACTAGTAGATGGAACAGGAGCAGTTTGAGTCCGGAGTGCGGTGAGTTAGTTGTGTCTGAAGAACGGCAATGCAATTCATCTGGATCTGGCAGTGGACGTCAGAGCGTAGAGAAGCTTAGCGGTAATGAATATTCTGATAATGAGTATTTTAGTTCTGATCATGATGAGTTGGAAGCTGAAGAACCAGCTTCTCCAGCTCAGGGAGGGATGAACATGCTACTCGGTAGCAGGTCTGTGAATGGGTTTCAGAAGCTAAACAAGATTAACGAAGGTACATACGGTATTGTTTATAGAGCGAGGGatgagaaaacaaaagagatcGTGGCACTCAAAAAGATCAAGATGAAGGAAGACAAGTACGAAGAAGAGTACGGATTCCCTTTGACGTCTCTGAGGGAAATCAACATACTTTTGTCATGCAATCACCCTTCAATAGTGAACGTGAAGGAAGTCGTGGTTGGAGGGAAAAACGACAGCGATGTTTACATGGTCATGGAACACTTGGAGCACGACTTGAAGGGCTTGATGGAAAGGAAGAAACAGCCTTTCAGCACCAGCGAGGTCAAGTGCTTAATGCTGCAGCTGCTGGAGGGTGTGCACTACCTTCACACGAACTGGATTATCCACAGGGATCTGAAGCCATCTAATCTCCTGATGAACAACAGTGGGGAGTTGAAGATTTGTGATTTTGGTATGGCGCGACAGTACGGTAGCCCTATCAAGCCTTACACCCAGATGGTTATCACTCAGTGGTACAGACCACCAGAACTTCTTCTAGGAGCGAAGCAGTACTCTACGGCTGTTGATATGTGGTCAATAGGTTGCATCATGGCGGAACTCTTGTCTCAAAAGCCTTTGTTCCCGGGCAAGACTGAACTTGACCAGCTTCAAAAG ATCTTTGCGGTCCTTGGAACCCCAAACGAGTCAATCTGGCCTGGATTCTCATCGTTACCCAATGCAAAAGCCAAGTTTCCCACACAATC GTACAATTTGTTGCGGAAGAAGTTTCCAGCTATATCATTTGTGGGCGGTCAAATACTTTCAGAACGTGGATTTGATTTACTGAATGGTTTACTGACGTTGGATCCTGAGAAGCGTCTAACAGTGGAGGAAGCTCTCAACCATAGTTGGTTTCATGAAGTCCCTCTCCCAAAAGCCCAAGATTTCATGCCCACATTTCCTCCAAGGCGCTAG